Within Anopheles ziemanni chromosome 2, idAnoZiCoDA_A2_x.2, whole genome shotgun sequence, the genomic segment attcaaatgacCGGTTTCGTTTTGGACGATACTGTGGAAGTAGTTAGTCGATGTTTAGAAATTGCCATGGTCGAACGTTGGATTCTCACGCTGTTGCTGGCGGTCTGCTTAGTTGTCTCTGCTTCATTGGCTCAACCAAGCGCCGAAGTGGGATGTGGAAAGGTGCTAGCATCCAAGGATCCCCTTGGACTTATTTTTAACGGGTTTGAATCAACACCGGGCATGTGGCCATGGCACGTTGCTCTGATGCATCTCGAGGCGTTTTGTGCAACGGCAGACGAAACATCCTGTCCAATAATGCCGCTGTATAAGTGTGGAGGAACAATCATCAACAGGGACACTGTGCTCACAGGTTCGTAAGTGACCAGACTGAGATTGCATTCataatttggtttgtttgcagcTTATCATTGTGTGGCTGGAATCGAAGGGCCGATCGAAGTCGAACGCCTAGTAGTCCGTGGTGGATTATTTGATCTTCTCCATGAACCCGATCAAGAAAACCATGTGTTAGAGGTGTTATTTCCGCCGGAAGCGAGTGTGAAAACGTTCGACGGCGATATAGCGGTACTCAAAATGCAGACGGAATTCGAATACGGTGTCAACATTCAACCGGCGTGCATTCGTACCACAAAACAGCCGATCGACGATCTGGTTGAAATGCAGGGTACTGTGATTGGTTGGGGCTTGACCGAGCGAGGCTTCATCTCACGTACCCTGATTGAGGCAAACGTTCCGGTGGTCAGTCCTAATGAGTGTCTGCAAGGCGATTCGAGATTCCATCTAGCACTGACGTCGAAGATATACTGTGCCGGCAGCCGTAATGGCACCTCGAGCTGCAACGGAGACAGCGGTGGAGGAATGTTCTTCTACATGGGAGGCCACTGGTTCCTGCACGGTTTGACATCGTTCTCGCCGGGTGACCCTAAAAAACCTGGTGTTTGTGATTCTCATAATTATGTCGCGTACACCAACGTAGCCAAGTACATCACCTGGCTCCAGGAAAAAGGTGTTACGTTCGAGGATCCGTTGATCAGTGGCATGCCCACAGGAGAAATGGCCGTTGGTTTTGCAGGATCTGGAAACACCAGATTGATACGGTTGACCCTTAACGCAAAGTTGAAGAAGTTATTGCAACAGCAAAAAGGTGAATTTTTACTGAGAATGACTTTAAATGGCAAAAAGGTAAATAGTGAATTTGAATGAGCCAAAATCGGAATTATGCAGTGTTAATGAGATGTAAATTGGCTTCGATGCATCGTTCTAAGATTTTTTCTTACGGTTTCGAATGCAAATGATTGTATGCAAATTTTGGATTTAAATTTCGAAACATAAAAGACACGTAGAGAGTCAATATAACAGCTTCCAGCGTTTTAAATATCATAAACTCGAAGGAAACTTTTTAGCATATTATCAAGAAGACGTTTAGAAGTCGCTTGCCGTCCTTAATTGATGTTAAAATCAAGAACTAATATGCAAATCGTGGTGCAGGGATCTtcaaagaccgaaaatgttaaCGTTCAAATTGCGGCAACTGGTTTAACAGGTTAATTTCGTTACGCGAATTTGTGAAACACAATTCAAAGATGCAGTCTTTTATCGTCTGTGGTCTTGTGAGGAGCGAAACATCACACCTAGAGTCCAATGGCAGGTTTCCTGATATTCATACTGAGTTTTGCCGGCCTCTGCTCAGCTTCATTGGGATTTGAATATCGTAATCATTTCGATGGTAAGTGTGTTAAACGAGGAGTACTGCTTGAGTGTTGAGAATATATTTTAACATTCGAATAACTATATTACAGCGGTTCACGGATGTTTACAATACGACAAGGTACCCAGATACAACGAGTCTGTGGAGTACTTTGCGACGGATAACTTCCGACACATTGGTACTACACCAAACTCCAAGTACATTCGAGTGGGCATGGTAGGAGAAACCGACGGAACCTTGCGCTTCGGAGCGACTCGTTATCCGTACGATGGATTTGTTTGGGAAGTTTGTATGTAATCTAGTGCCTGGATGAAAATTGGGAGAAAGCCTTGTTACACACATGCTCTATTTGCAGATCTCGCAGGGTTACCCGGTCAAGACACGCAGATTAGTCGGCAAACGCGTAGCAACAACGAGGATTACTACAACACGCCACTGAAAAAGACCACTACCCCTAACATAATGTCCCAAACTCGGCCTTTCATGTTCCGAATTGAGGTGTTCAATAATGGCATGGTGCATCTGATCAAAGATGGCGAAAAAATACCATTTTTGGAATTCGAAGATGGCGAGAATAACTTGGAAATGAACTATATTGGTTTTACCCTTTGGGAACGTAATGTGTTCTACTTCTACGACTGTCCATTGAACACGGAGTCCAATAATATAGATGATACACTCCTGCTAAAGTGTAGTTTGGCTTAAGAAGGGACGTGGAACAGGCCGCGATGGTATGAACATAcaatacagcgttttacatctcagctagcaaccggggcagtgtatgtagaacatcaagaatgatagcctactgtagagtatttgatgttgaatcgcaaaacccacaagtggcaacacaaacgggtaagtagaaaaatcatcactttctaggatctaccagaatgaaagttgacgCATGGATGTATGAAGTAGAGACGACCAGTTGAAAGGTACAGGATAAGGTAGGctatgatcgctttttcgcatcagGAAGCGAGCGGGAATCACAACAATCctcgcaaaagtatgttttcgaccggaaagcgattttcccctacttttacctgcacccctcgactggtcgtgcctacttcgaacatccacgcgacaactttcattctggtagatcctagaaagtgatggatattctacttaccggtttgtgttgccacttgtgggttttgctattctacatcaaatactctgcagtaggctatcattcttgatgttctacatacactgccccggttgctaggtgagctgtaaaacgctgtatccTGTACCTTTCAACTGGTCGTCTCTACTTCATACATCCATGcgtcaactttcattctggtagatcctagaaagtgatgatttttctacttacccgtttgtgttgccacttgtgggttttgcgattcaacatcaaatactctacagtaggctatcattcttgatgttctacatacactgccccggttgctagctgagatgtaaaacgctgtaaaaataattttgataaagCATGCGAAAATATACTTCTGAGAGACTTACACAAATTTATTACAGTATTACAGTACACAAATTATAAATATTACAGTAAATTCCGAATCAACCGATTTAAGGGTGGTACTGGATTATCGGATAagtcaaaccaaatttttaaatgttaaaaaaagagCCACAAGGTTTTGgtccaaaaataacaaatcaaatttttcCTTAGCATCTGAGAAATAATTCAGcaaccatttaaaaaatcatttttattttgagcaTCTTTTTTGTTGCATACGAGCGAGCAGATTTGCTTGTCTCATTAAAAATATAGTGGTTAGAACCACTGTAACGTTTCAGTTCAACGAAGCCGACCGAACGGAAACATGTTTTCTGAAGatataaaaaggatcgaaggatgcGCCTATGGGCTCTTTTCAACGATGCAAGAGAAAGTGTCTCTAATaggtaaatatattttaaaaaaatcaacgacGGAAAACGATAAAAGCCAGACAATGTTTTGGCGTATCGAATACTTAaaaatttatgttaaaaataaacgtttATTCAAAGGCACGAAAAGCTGTTGCCTTTTTCCGCAAAAGCGACGTTAAAGACAACCTGTCTTTAACAATACTGAAAACCTAGAACGATCATCTGGCcgcaaaaaaaattgaaagtatAATGTGATTGAagacaaaaatgaaaatataataaagcCCGGAtggtaaatttaaaataatgcacGATCATTTTCGCAGAATGCGAAACAGCGGCCACCGTGTTCTATGTGTGGTGAGGGCGCCTCGTGATGCATACGTGAAAAAAGGTTAAGATATTTTTAGGCCATCTAGACGAGAACGATCGATCTTTGCAAGAGACCGGTTTCGTTGTGGGTAATATTTGTGAAGCGCTTAGTTGATGCTTACATATCACCATGGTCGAACGTTTGTGCAGCATTGTCCACACTGTTGCACTACTGATGGTGTGCTTAGTCGTGTCCGCTTCATTGGTTCCTGCAAGTGCCAAAGTGGGATGTGGAAAGGTGCTAACATCTAAGGATCCCCTTAGACTTATtttgaatggatttgaatcggaACCAGGCATGTGGCCATGGCACGTTGCTCTGATGCATCTCGAGGCGTTTTGTGCTACGGCAGGCGAAACATCTTGTCCAATTATTCCGCGTTACAAGTGTGGTGGTACAATCATCAACAAGGACACAGTGCTTACAGGTTTGACGAGATTGGCGTGTCATTAAATATTTCGTTTATTTGCGCCCTAGCCTGATGCTGATTTATTCTCGCTTTATTGCAGCTCATCATTGTGTGGCTGGAATCAGCATTGTACACCTAAAAGTACGTGCGGGTATATTTGATCTGAACGATAAACCTGGAGAAGACAACCAGGTACTGCAAATTTTAGCCCCACCGGAGGCGAGTGTGAAATCGAACGACGGCGATATAGCGGTACTCAAACTGCAGACGGAATTCGAATACGGTTTCAACGTTCAACCGGCGTGCATTCGTGCCTCAAAACAGCCCATTTACGATCTGGTTGGAATGTATGGTACAGTGGTTGGTTGGGGCTTAACCGAGCGTGGGACTACCTCAAGAACTCTGCTTGCGGCAAACGTTCCGGTGGTCAGTCCTTATGACTGCTGGAATAGCAACTCGGCATTCTATCTGGCACTGACATCGAAGATATACTGCGCCGGCAGCCGTAATGGGACCTCGAGCTGCTCTGGGGATAGCGGTGGAGGATTGTTCTTCTACATGGGAGGCCACTGGTTCCTGCACGGTTTGACATCGTTCACGCCGGGTGACCTGCGACGGTCTGGTACCTGTGAACCTCATAATTATATCGCGTATACCAACGTAGCCGAGTACATCACCTGGCTCCAGGAAAAGGGTATTACGTTCGAGGACCCGTTGATCAGTGGCATGCCTACAGGGGAAATGGCCGTTGGTTCTGTAGGATCTAGAAACACCACCCTGTTGCGGTTGTCCGTAAACTTGATATtgaaaaagatcttgcaacaGCAAAAAGGTGAATTTTTACTGAGAATAACTCTAAATGGTAGGAAGGCAGAGAGTTTGTTTGAATGAGCAGAAATCGAACATTTATGCGTATGATCGTGTTCTGTATTTGTTGTAACTATTATTTCTGGTAGCTCAAAATACaaatgtataaaataaatgtatgagTATGCAAATTTAGACCAATATGATCTAAACATAATATaatctaaaaataaatatatcagGCTTGGCACGAGCCGCATCAAATACTATATAAAATGCTTCCCTCATTTAATCGCAATTGATCAGACGGTACAACTTGCAGGAGTCGAAtttttttggcaaacatttcttcatttttcttaaTTAATTGCTTTGGTACGTGCTTGGTATGTGTTGAGTGGTACATGGTGGTGGAGAGTTAATGGTAAAGCGTAAGACTTGTGCATTCAAATTACGTCTTTAGAGAACTGGTTTTACGGGTTAGTTTCTTGGCACAGATTTGAGCACACTTGAGGAATGCAAACCGAACATGCAGTCTTTTGTCGTCTGCGGCCTTGCGAGGATCGAGAACAACACACCTAGAGTCCAATGGCAAATTTTTTGGTGCTCATGCTGGGTGTTGCCGGCCTCTGTTCAACTTTATTGGGATTTGAATATCGTAATCATTTCGATGGTAAGTGTGTTAAACGAGGAGTACTGTTTGAGtgtggaaaatatattttaacaatCGAATAACTATATTACAGCGGTTCACGGATGTTTGCAGTACGACAAGGTACCCAGATACAACCAGTCTGTGGAATACTTTGCGACGGATAACTTCCGACACATTGGTACTACACCAAACTCCAAGTACATTCGAGTGGGCATGGTAGGGGAGACCGACGGAACCTTGCGCTTCGGAGCGACACAATATCCGCACGATGGATTTGTTTGGGAAGTTTGTATGTGATCTACTGTCTGGAACAAAATTGGAAGAAAGTGATGTTGCACACAGGCTCTATTTGCAGATCTCGCAGGACTACCCGGTCAATACACGGAGATTAGCCGACAAACGCGTTCCGGCACCGAGAATTACGAGAACACATCGCTGAAAAAGATCACTACCCCCAACATAATGTCCAAAACTCGGCCCTACATGTTTCGGATTGAGGTGCTCCATAACGGCATGGTACACTTGACCAaggatggcgaaaaaaaaccgtttttgGAATTCGAAGATGGTGCACATAAGTTGGAACTGAGTTATATTGGTTTTACCTTATGGAATTATGATGTGTTCTACTTCTACGACTGTCCATTGAACACGGAGTCCAATAATGTTGATGATACAGTGCTGTTAAAGTGTAGTTTGGC encodes:
- the LOC131294117 gene encoding chymotrypsin-like protease CTRL-1, which codes for MVERWILTLLLAVCLVVSASLAQPSAEVGCGKVLASKDPLGLIFNGFESTPGMWPWHVALMHLEAFCATADETSCPIMPLYKCGGTIINRDTVLTAYHCVAGIEGPIEVERLVVRGGLFDLLHEPDQENHVLEVLFPPEASVKTFDGDIAVLKMQTEFEYGVNIQPACIRTTKQPIDDLVEMQGTVIGWGLTERGFISRTLIEANVPVVSPNECLQGDSRFHLALTSKIYCAGSRNGTSSCNGDSGGGMFFYMGGHWFLHGLTSFSPGDPKKPGVCDSHNYVAYTNVAKYITWLQEKGVTFEDPLISGMPTGEMAVGFAGSGNTRLIRLTLNAKLKKLLQQQKGEFLLRMTLNGKKVNSEFE